In Uranotaenia lowii strain MFRU-FL chromosome 2, ASM2978415v1, whole genome shotgun sequence, one genomic interval encodes:
- the LOC129742477 gene encoding uncharacterized protein LOC129742477 — protein MADDPDEGPSVTFGSRFGPLRTADPDLGWEKIPARKRKVKRTAHREQDCEDWFTKQPKLDNNGPRFLVLHRNHPKDTMKDVSPFFIKKAIDNITSNVTISRMRDGDLLLKTQNKQQADKLVKQTMLAGSIPIIIKEHATLNQTKGTINCFDLKALKDEVIIEELKDSGVIAVDRVKRRNADKKLVDTSIFILTFALSTLPRSIDVGFHRCKVQLYIPAPMRCTTCLRFNHKKAKCRDQQMCATCSRPAHGNECVQDALCINCNGQHNALSRDCPVYQDEYEIQRLCATEKISFREARQKRRSQVPNPITRKLTSSFAAVVRAQINQQQPETDEHQAKQIEMMNNTPTPTPTSTPTSTPIPVEEPTSPTTSNEDRMSEAAPDNATKADDHDRTLGDHQVLKLTDESENKDFTNTNEIQKMNSEIVIENTNQEHNYRTQEFSQFSQAIRDSLFVEHNQE, from the coding sequence ATGGCCGATGACCCCGATGAGGGGCCGTCGGTGACCTTTGGATCACGTTTTGGTCCACTGAGAACAGCAGATCCAGATCTTGGATGGGAAAAAATACCGGCCAGGAAGAGGAAGGTCAAGCGAACAGCACATCGGGAACAAGATTGTGAAGATTGGTTTACCAAGCAGCCAAAACTGGATAACAACGGACCACGTTTTCTTGTCTTGCATCGTAACCACCCCAAAGACACTATGAAGGATGTTTCGccgttttttattaaaaaagccATCGACAACATAACTTCAAACGTGACTATCAGCAGGATGAGGGACGGGGATTTACTCCTGAAAACCCAGAACAAACAACAAGCGGATAAACTGGTTAAACAAACCATGCTAGCTGGTTCCATTCCCATCATTATCAAGGAACATGCTACATTAAACCAGACCAAAGGCACTATCAATTGTTTCGACCTTAAAGCTTTGAAAGACGAAGTAATCATCGAAGAACTGAAGGACTCTGGAGTTATTGCTGTAGATCGAGTTAAGCGAAGGAACGCAGATAAAAAACTAGTTGATACTTCGATTTTCATCTTGACCTTTGCTTTAAGTACTCTGCCCAGATCAATTGATGTCGGCTTCCACCGTTGTAAGGTTCAACTCTACATTCCAGCACCCATGCGTTGTACGACTTGTCTGAGATTCAACCATAAAAAAGCTAAGTGCCGAGACCAGCAAATGTGTGCCACGTGCTCTCGCCCAGCACATGGAAATGAATGTGTCCAGGATGCTCTGTGTATTAACTGTAATGGTCAGCATAACGCCCTTTCCCGCGATTGTCCTGTGTACCAAGatgaatatgaaattcaaagGCTGTGTGCAACTGAAAAAATTTCGTTCAGAGAAGCCCGACAGAAACGCCGATCGCAAGTTCCCAATCCAATCACCCGTAAATTAACATCATCATTTGCGGCTGTCGTGAGAGCCCAAATTAATCAACAACAACCGGAAACCGATGAACACCAGGCAAAGCAGATAGAGATGATGAACAACACACCAACTCCAACTCCAACATCAACACCAACATCAACACCAATACCAGTAGAAGAACCCACATCCCCCACAACAAGCAATGAAGATCGAATGAGTGAAGCAGCACCGGATAACGCCACCAAAGCAGATGATCACGATCGTACATTAGGCGATCACCAGGTACTCAAACTAACCGACGAAAgcgaaaataaagattttactAACACcaatgaaatacaaaaaatgaataGTGAGATAGTAATTGAGAACACTAACCAAGAACACAACTATCGAACTCAGGAATTCTCTCAGTTTTCACAAGCAATAAGGGACTCACTGTTTGTCGAACATAACCAAGAATAA